Proteins encoded in a region of the Cyanobacteriota bacterium genome:
- a CDS encoding S-methyl-5'-thioadenosine phosphorylase has protein sequence MTRKKQADIGIFGGSGLYAFLDNVKEVTVETPYGAPSDSVFIGEHAGKKIAFLPRHQREHRIPPHKINYRANVWALKELGCSSVICPCAAGSLQTNYKPGDFAIADQWVDRTSGRKDTFFDGPITTHVSPAEPYTPELRKLAVEAARENNITVHDGGTIVVINGPRFSSKAESEWFHKMGWQIINMTQYPEAHLVREAGMACVNISLITDYDSGVHTGTEPVSHGAVMEVFGQNIDKLRKMLFSLIEKIPVDEFYGADKVLENSRF, from the coding sequence ATGACAAGAAAAAAACAAGCAGATATAGGTATTTTTGGCGGATCCGGTCTTTACGCATTCCTGGATAATGTTAAGGAAGTCACAGTTGAAACACCTTATGGCGCGCCTTCTGACTCGGTCTTTATTGGCGAACATGCTGGCAAAAAGATTGCATTCCTGCCACGACACCAGCGCGAGCACAGAATTCCACCTCACAAAATTAATTACAGGGCCAACGTCTGGGCACTCAAAGAACTCGGTTGCTCGTCGGTCATCTGCCCTTGCGCCGCTGGCTCCCTGCAAACGAATTACAAACCAGGAGATTTTGCAATTGCCGATCAATGGGTTGATAGAACTTCTGGGCGCAAAGATACTTTTTTTGATGGACCAATCACCACGCACGTAAGTCCAGCAGAACCTTATACGCCTGAGTTACGCAAACTTGCTGTTGAAGCGGCGCGCGAAAACAATATCACAGTGCATGACGGCGGTACTATCGTGGTAATCAACGGACCGCGCTTCTCATCAAAAGCAGAGTCAGAGTGGTTTCACAAAATGGGCTGGCAAATAATCAATATGACTCAATACCCAGAAGCTCACCTAGTGCGCGAAGCTGGCATGGCTTGCGTTAATATTTCACTAATCACAGACTACGACTCTGGCGTGCACACCGGCACTGAGCCAGTGAGCCACGGTGCTGTAATGGAAGTCTTTGGACAGAACATCGATAAGCTACGCAAGATGCTCTTCTCATTAATAGAAAAAATCCCTGTTGACGAGTTTTATGGTGCTGATAAAGTGCTTGAAAACAGTAGGTTTTGA
- the rpsF gene encoding 30S ribosomal protein S6, whose translation MRNYELFLILEAKKDEAAAQKIIRDVEAVLSKYGAKVTKSHQGQSFRLAYQINKRRETFQIILEIASEPSQIAEIKRSLGLVNQVLRFSLLTMPAVKQAA comes from the coding sequence ATGAGAAATTACGAATTATTTTTGATACTGGAAGCCAAAAAAGACGAAGCAGCAGCTCAAAAAATCATTAGAGATGTTGAAGCTGTGCTTAGTAAATATGGTGCCAAGGTGACTAAATCACATCAAGGTCAAAGCTTTAGGCTTGCTTATCAAATCAACAAGAGACGTGAAACATTTCAGATTATTCTTGAGATCGCATCTGAGCCAAGTCAAATTGCTGAAATTAAACGTAGTCTTGGTTTAGTTAACCAAGTTCTTAGGTTTAGTCTCTTGACTATGCCAGCTGTAAAACAAGCTGCGTAA
- a CDS encoding single-stranded DNA-binding protein, whose product MSLSQATLSGTVKKNAEQKTTTNGNTVTSFTMDVLRYDSRAKEEKSYPVRVNLWGDNFADLAAQLTTGVRVIVSGRLQIDQFNSNDGKLVRLLTIEASRVALANKIASAGAAQTMSSHDPYSEPELSMAGSEMDAASEEVPF is encoded by the coding sequence ATGTCTTTATCACAAGCAACTCTCTCAGGTACTGTTAAAAAAAACGCTGAGCAAAAAACTACAACAAACGGAAATACCGTGACCAGTTTCACTATGGACGTGTTACGTTACGACAGCAGAGCGAAAGAAGAAAAATCATATCCAGTGAGAGTCAACCTTTGGGGTGACAACTTCGCTGATCTTGCAGCTCAACTTACTACTGGTGTAAGAGTTATCGTCAGTGGCAGATTACAAATTGATCAATTCAATAGTAACGATGGCAAACTTGTTAGATTGCTTACTATTGAAGCTTCAAGAGTTGCACTGGCAAATAAAATTGCATCAGCTGGAGCAGCTCAAACGATGAGCTCACACGATCCTTACTCAGAGCCAGAACTTAGTATGGCTGGTTCAGAGATGGATGCTGCTAGCGAAGAAGTTCCTTTTTAA